The window AACAAGCAGACTCAGAACTTAATCCAGTCGACTATGCATGATCAAGGGAACTAAATGTATTGGGATTTAACTAGAAGCATAAGCAATACCAAAGAATGCAGGATTGACCAAACACCAAAACAATGCAACGGATTTGGTTAAAACATTGCGACAACAAATATGGTTCATGTAAGCAGGTAAAAGTAGAGCCTACATAAAGGAATTATCAGTAGAAGTTCATTAAGGCAAGTTCTGGTAGGAGATGATTCCCTAGGAATCTCAGTGCGAGAGTCCAAAACAAGGTATGAGAAAAACTCACAATAAACAGCAGAACAACAAAGCAGACTTGAAGATACAAAATCATTGATGATGAACATATATTAAAGTTTAAGCATCTAGACAGGTTGTGACACTAGAAgattcataacagcataatagCTTCAAAGCAAGTAAAATTGCCAATGAAAATAACACAAAGTTGAAGTCATATTGGTTCACAAAATTCAAATGACATGGATATGCAGAGCActgaacacaagcaaaagaagATAGAATTGCATGAGTCGAGATACTCAACAGTTTGCAGAttcaacaaaaaaaatagaaGAGAAGACTAAGTGCCAGTAACATCCTGAATATTAGCAGCGAAGAGAACAACCAAAAGACCCAAATCCTAGTACATCAAAGTTCACAGAGTTTCAAAtgagccccgagcagtgctcgcactagggaggtcaatagagaggattccggtggccttggctttcagccggccaagagtgcAAAAAGTATAGGAGAATGAGAGTTTAGAGAATAGTAGTTAAGTAATAGTTGTTAAGTCCTAGAGGGGAAACAGGGaaagggggtttatatagtagtaaaacaggtaaataaaaatgaaaagaagaCCAATCatacaaaataaggaaagaaaatcagtcATACAGAATAAGGAAAAGACCACATGCAAACTGATTCAAATCGAATTAGGGCAACGAGTAAGGCAAACCTTAATCAAGCCGGAATCGATGGAGATGTTCCCAATCGGAGAGATACTCAGTATCCTTTGATGCACCTAGTCGGAATCCCGCAGAATCTTTAAGATCAAGCCCATTTGGACCCGATTTATATAAAATACACCTTCCATAGACGGAACAATACTTATTACCATATTGGAGTGGTAAGCATTCAGAAAAGGTAAGTAGATCTCTGGTTCGAGGTGGAAATGCAGAGAAAGGGGCGAGAAAATTTCGATCGCTAGAGTTTAGCTTTGAGAGACGAAAAGTGAGTGTTTGAGGGTGGCTGCAGGGTTTAGAATGGGCTAGGGTTTAGGTTGGGGAGATATAAGGAGAAATGGGGAAATATTGTGAGTCGTTGATCGTTTTTGATCAACGGCTGAGATTTAAATGAGCTGGGTCGGGTGTAACGGGTCATGGACTAGGGCAGACCTATTGGGTCGTTTGGTTTTAGACTTCTGGGGTTTGATTGAGAATGGGCTTGTTCTTTTGGACCTCAATTGGTCTGAAAATTAGCCCTATATTGGGCTATAATTTAAAATACctgaaataaattataaaaaatggctatttaataaataaaatattatttaagacATTAAACACTTAAAAACTAGAGTGTTAAAAAAATGAAGATGCTATTTTGacataaaataataataagaaaatataattattttgagaatataggctattattgtaaattattgtgtaaatagctcaaaaacgtacaaatgtaattatatagaatgaagtaaaaatattataaaacatacatgttggtataGATAATAGATTTGGATGACTAAATCACCCCgaaataatttaaagggataattactaaatatttgaataatttaaatgcaagaaaatcaattttaaagctttgaaaaaatttaaatttttttattatagaaaatacttatataacTCTTGTGAATTGGGTAATaatacaaaatgatattttgaaagtatatagaatattttataaaatatgagggcaaaagtgggtatcaacaactgcccctctttacccgggaatgatgaaagagttgtcgggtaaagaaaatgatgaccaattttgtccgaaatgaGCGAGGATGATCTGTATTTGAAAAAATAGGGGCTAAACCctagttcttgagttgcctagttATCCCTGGTGTTACGTGAATCAGGCCACgtatagttctggatccaacggcgaacgaaaccgatggagttgttagaAGAGTGGTCGCGTATTTCGAAAAAGGATCTCTTGGATAGGATAGTGAGTAACAGATAATTTCAGGTGGAgctatgaatgcgaatttgaatgTTACAGATATTCGCGATAAATATTTGGGTGGTTATGAAACAAAGAGTATCCAATTGCCAGTCATTGGTTACGTTTGAGATAATCAAAGGATGTGAACATGGTGAACAGAAAccggagcgagaattgctcctgtttgtagaacagTTACCTTCCGAGTtccctgcaaaacttaaaacacaatgCACATGAATATAAAGGGTTATCGCGGAAATTTAAACATGATACAAATTtccttcggaccatgagagttgtctttggacgatgaagATGATGTCATtcgaccatgacgtcctgggaaATAACGCATATAATAAGGGATTCACAGGACATGAAATGgtatcctcgggccatgaggatggttcctccggactatgacgcctttgaataatgatatgcagtttTGAGAGATCCgcaggccatggcatgatgtcttcaggGTATGAGGgtgatgccttcagactatgacgccttcggataatatggcgatatttcagcccatgaaatgcaaatatGCGGTGATATTGATCGTTTGATAGAATAAACAGGTGACGCTTATTGCATGCGAGAACGAGACAAGGCAACgcttagtcttgtatgagatgagagcagtgcttagccctatgcagagaaaggtAGCGTTtaaccttatgcaataatggaggcaatgcttagcctcatgcaatgtaatagaGACAGCGCTTATTCTCATGCAAAgtaaggcagtgtttagccttatgcaataatggaggcagtgtttagcctcatGTAAAGTAATAAGTGCAgttcttagccctatgcagagaaaggcagtgtttagccttatgcaataatggaggcaatgcttatccccatgcaatgtaatggagacagttcttagtctcatgcaaggaaaggcagcatttagccttatgcaataattgaggtaatacttagcctcatgcaatttaatggagataatgcttagtctcatgcaaggaaaggcaacgtttagccttatgcaataatggaggcaatgcttaacctcatgcaatacaatggagacaatgcttagtctcatgcaagaaaaggcaacatttagccttatgcaataatagaggcaatgcttagcctcatgcaatgtaatggagacagtgcttagtctcatgcaaggaaagacagcttttagcctcatgcaataatggaggcaatgcttagcctcatgcaatgtaatggagacagtgcttagtatcatgcaatgaAAGTCATCATTTAGCCTTATGAAAtagtggaggcaatgcttagcctcatgcaatgtaataagggcaatgcttagcctatGCAGGAAAAGCAACGATTAAATGTGAGAGGTAAAGTGGTCCTTAGCTTGACGTGTTTGTTCTTGGTGACTTCTATTGGTGTGAAGATAGTGGTCTTGTTATATATTCGTGGACATGCTTGTTATGTCCGTTATGCCTACATCCAcagaaaaattatgagttttggGGAAAGGTCGGTTCGTGCCTTTGATTCCTCATTTCGCCTTTGCTCCTTGTCTTGATGCCTTGTTCGATTCACCCTAGGTAACATCTGGCTACTACATaaatgaattttttgaaaatatgcaTTTGTGATAAATCATTTGTGAGAAATTCAGTTGTTCAAAATATATGATGAtgcataaaataaataattatcgAATTGGAGACCGTGACATGCTTCGAGACATCGCAACCTTCTcaactcggaattttgaggaccctcctAAAAATTCcaccccagtttaaatgcatactccCGGCAATACACTTCTTGGTGATACTTGACGTAATGAGATTGACAAAAACTCAAAATCTTGCCCATGTTCCCGACCGTAGAGGGGAATGAAAATTTTATTATAATGTGACCGAACCCAtatggctgcctacgtatcccctattaaacgggaatcaggtcaagtgtAGTTCATGTTACATAAAAAAAAGcgcaaacataatcttaaacataatatATCTTGACGGCatccgaattgataggttttggtcaTAATTCTCCATCCATCTCTACAAGTATAGGTgttcctcctgttagtactcgatgAATCATGTAAGGGCCTTTCCAGTTATGTGAGAATTTTCTTTTTGCTTCGTTCTAGTGTGGGAAGATCCGCTTCAACACCAATTGCCCCAGTGTGAATTGCCTTGATCTAACCTTTTTGTTCAAAGCCCTTGatattctattctggtagagttgaccaagACACAATGCGTTCATTCTCTTAccgtcaatgagagccagttgctCATACCGGCTctgtatccattctgcatcactgagctCGGCCTTCTATATGATTTTTAGGGAAGAAATCTCCACCTCGGCGGGTATAACAgcttcagtaccgtagaccagTAGATAGGGGTTGCCCCAGTTGACGTACGAATTGTCGTGTGGTACCCGAGCAAAGAAAATggtagcttctcatgccattgcttgtagttgtccaccatcttccttaatatcttcttgatgttcttattggtgGCCTCCACGGCTCCATTCATTTACGGCCTATATGATGTAGAAttcgatgcttgatcttgaatgtttcacacatggctttcatcagaTCACTGTTGATATTGGTGGCATTGTCAATAATGATTAACTtaggtactccaaatcgacaaatgATACGATCCCGAACAAAGTCTGCTACGACTTTCTTAGTCACAACTTTATAGGAAGCGACTTCGACCGATTTTGTGAAGAAATctatagccaccaaaatgaacTTGTGTCCGTTTGAAGCAATAGGTTCAAATTGTCCGTTGACGTCCATATCCAAGCAGAGAAAGGCCAAGgtgaacttgttgcattgagttcgttgggtgGCACCTGTAACATATCAGCATGTACCTGGCATTGGTGGCACTTCTGTACATATTTGATACAGTCTGTCTCCATAATCATCTAGAAATACCCtacccttaatatcttcttggctagaaCGCACtcgttcatgtgaggtccgcaagtTCTGGCGTCTATTTCTTCAAGCAATATTGATGCCTCCTTGGAATCGACACATCGCAGCAATCCCaagtcaggagtccttctatacagaattcctccactctAAAAGAAGTGGTTGGCTAATCTTCGAAGCGTGcgcttctgagtgtgtgtagcaTTTCCTGGGTATTCTCTTTTCTCCAAATACTCCTTGATATCTtgaaaccatggatttccatcgaattcttcttcaacatgagcacaataagctggctgcttaCAAATCTCTATCAGGATAAgatcaatgaaattcttgtctggatgttgtatcatggaagacaaggtagtCAGCGCATCTACGAACTCGTTATGAATCCTCGGAACGTGTTTGAATTCTAtatttgtgaacctcttgatcaaatcttgtacacaatgcaagtatggTAATATTTTAGTATTCTTGGTAGCCCATTCTCCAAGTACTTGATGTACCAGCAGATTTGAATATCTGATTAGCAGTAACTCCTGAATATTCATGTCGATGGCCAATCTGAGTCCCAATAAGCAAGCCTCGTATTCTGctatattgttggtgcatgggaaCCTGAGCTTTGCGGATATCAAataatgttgaccggtttctgataCCAAAACGGCTCTGATTCCCattcctttgaagtttgcgggtccgtcgaaaaacatcctccaaccatcgtatGTTTTGGcaatatcttctcctacaaacgTCACTTCCTCTTCGGGAAAATACGTCTTCAACGGTTTGTATTCTCCATCCACGGGGTTCTCTGCTAGGTGATCAGCTAATGCTTTCCCCTTGACTGCCTTCTGGGTCACATAGAGGATGTCGTATTCACTtagcaatatctgccattttgctaacttaCCTATatgcatgggtttctggaagatgtactttagtGGATCTATCCTCGatgtgagatatgtagtgtatgcgtAGAAGTAGTGTCTCAATTTCtaggctatccatgtcaaagcaacACAGGTGTGTTCCAGCAAAGAGTAGCGTGCctcgtaaggtgtgaacttcttactcagatagtatattgcATGTTAATTTTTTCCCGGtttcatcatgttgccccaggatGCAACCAAAGGCCCATCCAACAAGGATAGATACAGCAGTAAAGGTCTTCCGAGTTCTGGTGGAACCAACACGGGCGGCTTagacaagtactccttgattttgtcgaaagcCTTTTGACATTCTTCGGTCCAGCTCGTTGCAacatctttccttagcattttgAAGATCGACTCACATATCACTGTTGACTGTGCTATAAAacggctgatataattgaggcatcccagaaaactcatcacatccttcttgttCTTTGGCAGTGGCAAGTCTTGAATATCTTTGATTTTTGACGTGTCTAGCTCAATACCGCGGCGACTGATGATGAAACCCATCAATTTTCCAACAGGGACTCCGAAAGCACACTTTTccggattcaacttcaaattgtacttTCGAAGCCGGTCGAAAAACTTCCTTAGGCATGCTATATGATCCGAACttttcttagatttgatgataacgtcatccacatacacctttatttccttgtgtatcatatcgTTGGAAAGAGTAGTCATATACCTCATGTAGGTAGCCCCAGCATtattcaaaccaaatggcatcatttttgtaacaatatatcccCCATGGCATGATGAATGTTGTCTTTTCGGCGTCCTCTTCGTCCATCCAAATCTGATgatatcctgcgaagcaatccacaaaggattgaagtTAATTTTTGGCACAGTTGTCGATcaatatgtgtatgttgggcaatGTGAAATCATCCTTAGGGCTTGCTCTATTCAGATCCCGATAGTCAACGTACACCATGacttttccatctttattttgaACTGGTACGATGCTGGTTAACCAAGTTGGATATTTGACCACCCTAAGGACCTttgctttgatctgcttggtgatcTCTTCCTTTATCTTTAGACTCATATCTAGCTTTAATTTCCTGAGCTTCTACTTCACCGGCGGACATGtagggttggtaggtagcttgtgcgctactatggatgtgcttaactcCGTCATGTCGTCGTAGGACCATgaaaaaatatcctcatattcctttagaaacctgatatactcttccttctctgacaaCGATAGGTGAATGCTAATacgagtttctttgactgtttctGAATCTCCTAAGTTAACTGCCTCAGTTTCTTCCAAATTTTCTCAAAATTCTCTACCtctttgacaatttcctcgggtattatatcatcttccaaatcttccgaatcactttccttatgttgtgttgtctcattacatgtcacagtcgtaagttcatcaggatatgtaataattatgctgaaaagaatatagaaagataataatgaataaacaaaaagaaataatgcattaataaaacttaaaattgtCAACAAATACGACTCGATGTCTcgtgtaattatttcaaaacaaaacactgaaaatgtcttaaatgccctaaaacaattttaaaataaatcatgCTAATTCTACCAAGGGTACTTAGGtactcggcgagcccgggatggtgcagcaatgtagttcttgagaacaactccttctcctactgtctgaatggtaaggtcttcctcctcctctaagattgcactgcagtccatatcTTCCTCATCCAAAAACAGCTTCCTCATACCTGTTAAAACCTCGTCTTCCTCAGATCCCCAAATTACATCAGTCTAGCAAAATGTCTGGTGTAGTTTTGGTATGGGTTGTTCCAATGGATAGTAAGAGGCACGCCACGGCGGTATCCAATCCTGATATTCTTGCATGGTATATTCATACCCGAGACTAAAGGTTATGCCATGATATTGTGGTCGTATTGGTTCCGTGATCCCTTGAAGTTTTAGGCCAAGATCCTTGCCTGGTTCATAACCCAACCACATTAGTATGCTCTCTATATTATTACTCCACCATCGACCCTTCTCAATTATGTTTACTCGCTCAATATTatggtatgtttctcctcccAATTTCCTCTTGTTTTCGATAGTTGGCACAGTCTGGTTGGTGTAGATAGGGTTATTTCCATCTCCGTGAATAATCACCTCTTGATaattccactcgaacttcacagCCTGGTGCAGAGTAGAAGCGATTACCCCAGTTGCATATATCTGTGGTCGTCCCAGTAACAAGTTGTAGATGGCAGATATATCTAGTACTTGGAACTCAACGTCGAACCAGATCGGGCCCATTTtcagatcaaggttgatttctccaATAGTAGCTCTCTAAAACCCATCAAAAGCCTTCACGTTCATACTTCCCATCTGTATCTCATGCAATCCTTTACCTAATATTTTCAAAGTAGTCAGCGGGCATATGTTCAAACTCGAACTCCCGTCTACCAGAATCCTtgcaatgaacttgtcttcatATTGCACAGTGATGTGCAATGGTTTGTTGTGACTCAACCCCTCCGGTGGTagctcatcttcgtggaaagtaatcTTGTGGTTATTCAGTACCTGTCCTACCATATTAGccatctccccactagtgatACTGGTAGGCACATAGGCTTCACTCAATACCTTCATCAAGGAATTTTTGTACGTATCTAAATTTAGCAACAACGATAAGATGGATATTTGGGTGGGAGTCTTGTTCAGGTGATCAACAACAGAGTACTCCCTCACATGTaccttcctccaaagatcatcaGTGCCTGTCTCCAAGACAGGTGGCTTAGATGTGGTCTCTTTGCTTGTTTCTCCAACATTCTCAGGTGTATAATCTCTGCCAGTTCTGGTCATTCCTTGCGCAACACCTGTCTCTTCTATCttggcttttccttttcttctcgaCTCTGCCACATAATACCATGGGACAGCATCAGACTTATAAGGCAGTGTTGGAGCTACGATCACAGTGAAAGGTGTAGCTACCTCGACCTCGAATGGCGCTTGGGTTTGCACCACAATTAGCGATAGGGTGACCAGAGATGTTTTGGGAGTGTACCCCTATTGAATAAGTCTGATGGATCCCTCCTGATCCTATttttcatcagtttctatcacattcactcccttaCCCCTATGGTCAGGAAGAGGGTTATTACGGACATTCGGTGCGGCCTCATTTACTTGGTGTCAATCAACGTCTGGATCTTGTCTTTCAACATGCGGCATTCCTCAATGGTATgactgataagtagggattttgactacttattagcgccttttagcttttgttttagtccaaaagcgtttaatcgTGTTCgtgaaaactgataaaatgtgctcAATTAcgggaatattggaagatgaactcccgagatgaaatccaactcaaaaaggagtaatctaaactcaagacCATAAAAGACACAGGAGCTcagaagtgcagaccgcagaatatcatctgcggccgcagatgatgaagAAAAGGGCAGCAGATCTTTGTGCAAAGTGCGGTACACACATGAATTTTGTGGCCGCAGAGTATGGCTAGGAATAAAAGTTCAGAGAATGTGGATTCCAAGTCTCCCAGAAGTTCGATCCGCACagaaattgtgcagccgcagaagaagtgttatgcggccgcagatgtaattgtgcagaccgcagaagagCAAGATGTGACCGCAGTtacaattctgcggaccgcagaaagaaggTCTCGCAGCCacagatcagaattatgcggacGCAAACCTCCAGTTCATACAAGTTGAAGAAATCTACGGACCGCATatggaattttgcggccgcagaacatcccgaagggcatttttgtccgaaatttccaatcttgtataaatagatgagtttcataattttaggttaacttttgacatcagcagctacagtagctatttctctttgcttcttttagtagtttttcatattttgagctattttaacatagattttatcatttttaatcttgcaatatgagtttaattattatttcttcttatatttctttaatttcaagcatgagtagctagatatttactaggttgtgacccaaccctagtgtgtaaaccttatgggtgtttaacttgatgcttgtttatggttgggtgtttattatttagccttgttcatgctttaatttgtggaattaatggttgcaaatattagttcatgcctatttgacttagtctctacttgagaaagagagacttagtctaggaaaacttagctaacaagaaattgggtcaatcaagagattgatgATCCCAATTAatgggttcaacctagagatagtaataactcgacttgagcttttatcaaccgttttgtgcaatacccatttggacttgagaaagccaaattgggcaaaatcactctctgaccgagaggtattgagtgggtagctgagagttgatagctataatacaccccgatcaataaaacaagcattaaggtttatatcacattaagaaaacacctaggtgatggtcatagccctaggcttttacaaaacgtgaaaaacaacaaaaacaattttcttagttttatttcttaacctTGCAATCTTAGTTTTAAAATTAGATATAGAAACAAccccaatttgtggaagtgtaaattaagATAGTCAAACtcatatactataatatatactcctaactcccatatatagctccctgtggataTCGATCCCGacccttgttgggtattattattacAATCGACTGTTTCATAatcttgatttgaggtgtgaaattggacgagatcaatttttggtgccGTTGTCAGGGAGCTAAAAAtgatgttagctatatatttaggtgtgttttgggGAATATCTTCtattccttccgtgttactaacgtgttgagaaattgtaggtgcaatcatggcaaataATGAGCTCGGAAACTTACCTTTAGGGGATGTggatgttgaggatgatcaaatggatgaggtccctctttaACCTCAAGCAAATAAACGAGGTCGACCGCCTCATGACAATGTACctgctccacccccacctccaccacgagcggctccataccgggtgttgccgaatgaatggtatgcaagtgctatagtccctccccgtattagggcggggaactttcaaataaccagtatgatgctcactttgctcgagcaacgagggttcttcacctgtgcaccgggtcaaaatgcgtacaaacacttgaaggggttcgtagatacgtgttggaggagtaaacaaacaaatgtctccgaggattctttgaggctaaggctttttcccttctctctacgggggaaaacTTTAGATtagttggaacgtttgccaaatcattccattcatacttgggatgaattagcggagaaatttatttctacaTACTTCTCTCctgggcacatggctattcttcgggatgaaattatAGCATttaagcaagagcccaatgaaccactatacgagatatgggagaggtatagaacaatggtgaaagagtgccccaacaatgatatgacggaaaacatgattcaacaaactttctatcgagggatcaatacaaccaaccaatgtgtagtgaatcaacttgtcggtaggaacttcatgactacgccttctGCGTAGGTGTGTGATATCTTGGGTGAGATGGAGGATACTTCATCGACGTGGCAatctcgggctaatgttccacaaggtgaccccaatgtGATTCTCCTTCACAAAGGGTTGCATGATTatggacaagccatagccgagttgaataccaccatgaaccaattggcaaaggctcaacttcaacaagtgcaaaacccgagctaagtcaatgcaatggagggagtagGTATGTTGGTGAAAAAGCGAAGAAGAAGAaatccacaagtgcaacaaagagtggacaattttgtgcaagatgatagtggatttgatcaagatgaatcttacaatgaccaagaagaggaggtccaatatatgaacaactttcaagggcaaagaaacaactaccaaggccctagccaacaacaatggagaccttaaaataatcaaggcaattggaattctcataaccaatgtaattggagtggtggaaataataaaagtaattggaataacaacaacagtcaaggcaattggagtggaagcaataatcaagggaattatcataacaacaataaccaaggaaattgggaaggcaacaatcaaggcgggtggaataacaataaaggaaatcaggggtcgggttttcaaaggcccccgatgtatcaacaaccgactAACCCACCTCCTTACCCTTCCCATGGTCATAGCTCTTCCAACAATAAAATGggccgtattgagaacatgttcaagcaaatgatggagaagaatg is drawn from Nicotiana tomentosiformis chromosome 12, ASM39032v3, whole genome shotgun sequence and contains these coding sequences:
- the LOC138903094 gene encoding uncharacterized protein: MHIGKLAKWQILLSEYDILYVTQKAVKGKALADHLAENPVDGEYKPLKTYFPEEEVTFVGEDIAKTYDGWRMFFDGPANFKGMGIRAVLVSETGQHYLISAKLRFPCTNNIAEYEACLLGLRLAIDMNIQELLLIRYSNLLVHQVLGEWATKNTKILPYLHCVQDLIKRFTNIEFKHVPRIHNEFVDALTTLSSMIQHPDKNFIDLILIEICKQPAYCAHVEEEFDGNPWFQDIKEYLEKREYPGNATHTQKRTLRRLANHFF